The Rubricoccus marinus nucleotide sequence AGGACCCACCGCCGCCGCTAAAACCGCCGCCACTAGAGGACGAACTGCTAACCGTCGGGACGGAGTAGCTCCGCCCGTCTACCACGACGCTCGTCTGTCCCCTTTTCCGGGCCGTCCGGAACGCCGCGATCTTTTTTGCGCGATGGGCGCGCTTTTCCTGCCACGCCGGGGAGCCCGAGAGTGCTCGGTCCAGGCCCAGGTACACCGCGAGAAAGCCGAGAGCGCTCAGCGCACCGGCACTCCAAGAGTTTGCGCCTAGGATCCCCTCACCGATGGATCCGCCGAATACGGCGAGGTAGATCGCCGTCATGACGCCCGTTGCGTACCGGGTGGGCGGGGGATCCAACAGCTTCCGGAACGAGAGGAGCACCGGCGCGGCCAACATGCATAGCACTAGGACGGCCCACACCACGATCGGCGTCTGCCCGCTGGATCCGCCAGAGGCCTCTGGCGGCACATAAGTCCCATCAAGCGAGCCGATGATGGCTTCGACGGCGCCGAGCGTGCCCCCATCGAAGTCGCCGGCGCGGAAGCGAGGCGTCATCTCGTCGCGGATGATCTGTCCCGCGCGGGCGTCGGTCAGGAGCGCTTCGAGCCCGTAGCCGACCTCGATCCGGATTTTGCGGTCGTCTCGCGCAATGAGAAGAAGTACGCCGTTGTCTTGATCGGCCTGGCCCAGACCCCAGGTGCGGAAGACCTCCGTCGCCCACTGTTCCAGGTTCTCACCGTTGAGAGACGGCACGGTCAAGACGGCGACCTGCTCCGTCGTGGAGTCCTCCAGCGCGCGGAGACGCGCGTCGAGCGCCTGCTCCGTCGCCGGCGAGAGCACTTCGCCGAGGTCCACCACCCGACCGGTCAGCGGCGGAACGCCGGGCTGGCTGTGCGCGCCAGAGGCCAGCAGGCCGCTGGCGAGAACGAGGACGAGCGCGAGAGTCCTCATTCCTCGCGCACGCGGACGCCATCGTGCAGCTCGTCGGTGTCGTCCTCGCGGATCTCGACGCCGCGGCGGTGGAGTAGTTCGCCGCACTTGCCGATGCCTCTGACCATCCCGCCCGCGAGATCCCCGCTCCGGATGCCGTCGCGCATCAACGCCACGACCTCGACCCAGTCCTCGGGCTCCACCTTGGCGTTGATGCCGGTATCGCCCAGCACTTCGATGCGGTGCTCCATGAGCGAGACGAACAGCAGGATGCCGGTCCGGTCTCGGGTGTCGAACACTTCCTCGTCTAGAAACGCCATCGAGGCGCGGCGATGCACCTGCTGCGCCATCCGGTCAGACCCAGCGAGCCAGCGGCGGACCGGTTCGATCAGCGCCAGCAGCGCGCCGAGCGTGCCGCCGAGCGTCATCACGAGCACCATCGCCCATCCCGTGTACAGCCAGCCCAGGCCCCACCCGTCGTAGAAATACGCGAACGCGAGCGCGAACAGGGCGGCGAGCAGCGCCCCGCCAGAGGCCGCCTTCCACGTTGCCACGTCGTACTGGCCGGAGCGCGCGACGACGTACGGCACGATCTCGCCCGCGGTTTGACGCTCGGCCTCCGCGACCGCGTCGGCGATGCGCTGGTGTTCGTCGGCGGTGAAAAGGGAGTCGGCCATGGGTGCGGTGGGTGGATCGCCCAAGCTACACGAGCCGTCCCGCCCTTACGTACGCCGAAGCCGCCGAACGAGGACCATGTACGCGCCCAGGCACGCGGCCGACAGAACCAGCGACACGCCCGCAAGCATAAGAGCCGGCCTCTCGCCACCGACGCTGTTGAGCCGCGCGAACAGCGCCAGCGGCAGCGTCTGCGTCTGCATCGGGATGTTGCCCGCCACGACGACCGTCGCGCCGAACTCCCCCAGCGCCCGCGCGAAGTGCAGCGCCGCGCCTGCCGCCACCCCCGGCAGCGCCAGAGGCAACGTGACGCGTCCGAACACCTGCGAGCCTCTGGCGCCATCGGCGCGGGCGGCGTCCTCGAGTTCCGGGTTGATGCCCTCGAACGCGACGCGCGCTGTTTGGACAAGAAGCGGGAAGCCCACGATGGCGGAGGCGAGCACCCCCGCCCCCCACGTGAACGCGACGCTGCGCGGGAGCACGAGAAGCAACGCGTAGCCCGTCACCACCGGGGGCAACACGAGCGGCAGCATCGCGGCATACTCCCACAGCCACGCCGCGCGGAGCCTCTGGCGCGCGAGCGCCCACCCCAGCGCGACGCCGGGAATCAGCGCGAGCGCCGTAGCGGCCACGGCGACGCGTAGCGAGAGCGCGACCGCGGCCCAGTCGGCGGCGCTCACAGGTCTGCCGGAGTCTTCTGGACTGCGCGAAACCCGCGGCGGCGCCACGTCTCGCCAGAGGCCCGAGCGTGGGCGCAGAAGGCCTCGCCCTCTGCTTCGCGCCCCGAGCCCGCAACGACGGCGCACCGGTAGACGATGGGTGCGACGAGCGAATCTGGAAACAGCGCCGCTGTCCGCACACGGTTTGACAGACGGGCGTCGGTCTGGTAGACCACCGCCGCGTCGGCCCGGCCGCTGGCGACGGCGCCGAGCGCCGCGCGCACGTCGGCAAAGGGGATCACGCGCGAGGACACGCCGCGCCAGAGGCCGGCGCGCTCCAGAGCCGCCTGGGCGAAGCGTCCCGCTGGAACGTGCGCGGGGTCGGCCAGGGCGAGGCGCTCAACCCGCGCCAGAGGCCGCAGGCTCGCCCAAGCGGAATCCCGCGCCGGGACAACGACGGCGAGGGCGCCTCGCGAGACCTCGATGGGCTCTCCACTCAGCCTCTGACGCGAACCCAGCCAGTCCACCCACTCGTCACCGACGAGCAGCGCCACCGAGGCAGGTGCCCCGGCGTCGATCTGGCGCGCGAGCGCGGAGGTGGCACCAGGGCTTATCCGCGTTTTACCCTCGAACGCCTCCGCGAGGTCCTGCGCCGCGTCCGCCGCCGACGCCGACGCGAAAACCGTCAGCGCGTCCTCTCGCGCGCACCCCACCCACAAGCCGAATGCGAGTGACGCCAGCGCCAGAGGCCGCACGCTACTGAACGCCCGGAATGGCACCGCCCTCGATGAGTTCAAGCGCGGACTCGGCGCTTACGCGCGCGTCTTCCCCCGGCTGCGTGTTCGCGATCACGGTCTCGAACGCCTCTCGCGCCTGATCCGTCCGGCCAATCATCAGCCGCCGTTGACCGATAAAGAGGTTAGCGCCGGGATGCCCGGCGTTTGTAGCGAGGACCGCCTGCGCTTCTTGGATGGGCCGCATCGGGTTGACGCCCTCGAACACGAGCGCTTCCGCGAGCGCCACGCGCACGTTGGGGTTGTCCTCAGCCTCCAGGCTCTGCTCCAGCAACGCCACCGCGCGGCTGGCCCAGAGGCGGCTGGAGTCCGGCGCCTCTTGCTGGGACTGGAACGCGGCCGTGAGGTAGTAACGCGCCGCCTCGTAGTAGCCCGACGCGGTGCCCTGCGCCTCCAGCGCGGCGGCCTGCTGCTGCATCGTCGCGCCGGGAAGCGGCGGGACCGGGCCCTCAGGCAGCGGGTTCATCGTCGCCTCAGCCGCGCCGGCAACGCCAGCGGGGACCGCCTCCGTATTGGGCTCGGGTTCCAGCGTAGCCCCTCGGTCTCCGAAAAACGCCGTCAGCGCGTACAACCCGATAACGGCAGCGATCGCGGCGCCGACAAAGGTCACCGCCCGCTTACCAACGTCTGACGGCGGGCGCTCGCCAGAGGCGGCCTCTTGCGACGCCGGGGGCGGACTGGGCACCTGGGCAGGCACGGCCTCCGCGAGAGGCGTCGCGCACTGGTTGCAGAACAAGGCCTCGGGCGAGTTGGCGTGGCCGCACGTCGGGCACACGAGGCGCGAGGCGTCGGCCGCAGGGACGCCAGAGGCATGCACGTCGGCGGTTGCCTCTGATACGATGGCCTCTGGCGCGAGCGGGTCGGTCGCACCGGCGGGGGTGCCGCAGAGCGCGCAGCGATCGGCGCCTGGGGCGAGGGCGGCACCGCAAGAACGGCAGGAAGTCGGGGAGGGCATTCGTCTACGCGTTGGCCTCTTCGACGAGGCGTTTGAACTCGGCGGCGGGCTTGAAAACCGGGAGCGATCGAGCGGCCACAGGCACCGGCTCGTTGGTGCGTGGGTTGCGTGCGGTCCGCGCCGCGCGGTGCTGCGATTTGAACGATCCAAACCCCCGGAGCTCAACGCCTTCGCCGTCCACGACCGCTTGGATCACGGTGTGCATGAAGCCGTCGACGACCGCCTCGGTTTCGAGCTTGGTCAACCCGGTCGCCTCGGCGATCCGGTCCACAATCTGGGCCTTGGTCATGGTGCGCGGTGGCGGTGAGGGGCTGCCCAGAATACGCCGGCGTGGCATCGGCTTCTGGCAGACAGGAGGGATTCGGCGTATCTTTGGCCGAGGATTTTCTTTCAGGTTCCCGCCCGCAGCGGACTCTATGCGCGTCTTATATGTCGCGGGCGAAGTCGCCCCGTTCTCCGAGACCACCGAAACCGCTGGTCTCCTTCGTGTTCTCCCCGACACGCTCCAGGAAGAGAAAGGCATCGAGCCTCGGATCATGATGCCCCGCTACGGGGTCGTCTCCGAGCGCCGGAACCGTCTCCACGAGGTGATCCGCCTGTCCGGCACCAAGGTCCCCGTTGGAGACGACACCGACACCCTCCAGGTCAAGGTCGCGTCCATCCCGGGCATCCGGCTCCAGGTCTACTTCATGGACTCCGTCGCGTACTACAAGCGCAAAGGGCTCTACAAGGACCGGCGCACCGAGGAGATCTTCGAGGACAACCCCGGGCGCGCGCTCTACTTCGCGCGGGCAGCACTCCTGACCGCTCAGAAGCTCGGCTGGGGCCCGGACGTGGTCCACGCCAGCGGCTGGATCGCGGCGTTTACGCCCCACGTCCTCAAAACGGAGTTCGGCGACGACCCGCTCTTCGCCAACACCGGCTCGGTCTACACCCCCGACGTGGTCGAAGGCTTCGAGGCGTCGCTCTCTGCAGAGGAGGCCAGCTCGCTCGGCCTTCCGGACGAGTGGGGCGGCAAGAGCCTCCGCGAGATCGGCCTGAGCACCGCTGACCGCGTGGCCTACGCCTCTGGCGACGCGCCCGGCGACGGCCCGGCCGGACCCGTTCTGGACGGCGAGCCCAGCGACGTCGCCATGGCGACCTACGCGCTGTACTTGGAAGTCGCACCCGAGCCCGAGGAGGCGTAAGCGCCCGTGCTCGTCCTCGGTATTGAGACCGCGACCGACGTGTGCTCGGTCGGACTTGTCGACGGCGAGCGCGACCTCGCCTCGTTCTCGCTGTTGCGCCCGCGCCAGCACGGCACGCGCCTCGCGGGCCTGATCCAATCGGCCCTCGCAACCTCTGCCGTCGCGCCAGAGGCGCTAGACGGCATCTCGGTCTCCGCAGGGCCCGGCTCCTACACCGGGCTGCGGATCGGCCTGAGCATCGCCAAAGGGTTGTGCCTCGCCAGCGGCGCAGACCTTCTCGCGGTCTCGACGCTCGAAGCGCTGGTGCACGCCTCTGGCGGAGCTGCCACCTCCGGCGACACACGGGTCGCGGTCCTTCCCTCCAGGCGTGGCGAGGTGTACGCTGGTGCCTACAGCTGGGGCGAGGACGGCTGGCGCGCGGTCCTGGCGCCAGAGGCCATCACGCTCTCGGACGTCGCGGCGTGGGCCGAGCCGCTGGCCTCCCCGACGCTCGTCGGCGGAGCGTCGGACGCCGCCTCTGGCGCGCTACGCGAGGAGGGGATCGAGCACCGTACGCTGGACGCGACGCCGTCGGGCCTTGTCGTCGCGCGCTTGGGGCATCAGAAGCTCCAAGCCGGCGAGACGGAGGACGTGGCGGCCTACGAGCCCGCCTACCTCAAGCCGTTCGTCTCTGGCGATCCCGCCGCTCGCGCCAGAGGCTGACGGGCGCCGCTGGCGTTTCCTACCTTCCCCTCTCTCCTCCCGACCCTGAGCATGGCCTGGTTCAAGCGACAGTCCGCCGGCATCAAGACCGAAGCGCGTGAGCGCAACGAAGCCCCCGAAGGCTACTGGCAGAAGTGCCCCGAGTGTGGCACCATCACGAGCCAGCGCGATCTGGAGCAGAACGCCCGCGTGTGCCCCTCGTGCCAGCATCACTACACGATGCCGGGCTTGGAATACCTCCGCCTCCTCTTTGACGACGGGCAGTTCACGCGGCACGACGCCAACCTCCACTCGGGCGACCCGCTGAGCTTCGAAGACCGGAAGCCGTACCCGCAGCGCACCATCGCGGCCGAGCGCAAAACCGGCTTGAATGACGCCGCCGTATCGGGCACGGGCCTTGTTGGCGGTCACCCGGCATCCATCGCGGCGATGGACTTCAGCTTTATTGGCGGCTCGATGGGCTCGGTCGTGGGCGAGATCCTGACGCGCGCCATCCGCCGCGCCACCGAGGAGCAGCGGGCGTGCGTCATCATCAGCCAGTCCGGGGGTGCGCGCATGATGGAGGGCGCGCTTTCGCTGATGCAGATGGCGAAGACCAGCGCCAACCTCGCCGTCTTGGGCGAGCACGGCTTGCCGTACATCTCCATCCTCACCAACCCGACGACCGGCGGCGTCACGGCTTCGTTCGCGATGCTGGGCGACGTGCAGATCGCCGAGCCCGGCGCCTTGATCGGTTTTGCTGGACCACGCGTGATCCGCGAGACCATCGGGCGGGACCTCCCGCGCGGTTTCCAGCGCGCCGAATTCCTCCTCGACAAGGGCTTCGTCGACCTCATACGCCCCCGCGGCGAGATGCGCGCCACGCTCGTCAACCTGTTCGGCCTCCTCATGGAAGGCGACGCGCCGCGCGAGGGCGAGCCTCTGGCGGACACCGCGCTCGCGAACGGGCAGGCGTAAAGCGAACGGTCAGCCTCTGGCGCCAGAGGCCACCGCGTACGTCCGTCTCTACACGGACCGGAGCAAAGCGCCAGATCTCGCCGGGCTGAGCCTCCTTCCTTTTTGAAGCCCCCGCGATGGCGGGCCTCTGGCGGCGGGCTGTAGTTTCCGAGTCTATTCCGCGCCCCTCGGAGGGCCCCGGCACGAGGCCGGGCGCTGTCGCCGAGGGTCCCAAGCCCGCACCCGTATGTACGCGATCGTTGAAATCGCCGGCAAGCAGTTCCGCGTCGAAGAGGACGCCAAGCTCTACGTTCCTCGCCTCAAGGGCGACGTAGACAGCGAGGTCACCTTCGACCGCGTTCTCCTCACCTCTGGCGACGCTGGTGTTACCGTAGGCGCCCCCACCGTGGATGGCGCGTCGGTGACCGCGAAGATCCTGGCCCACGTCAAGGGCGACAAGATCATCGTCTTCAAGAAGAAGCGCCGCAAGGGCTACAAGGTCAAGAACGGCCACCGTCAGCCTTACACGCAGATCCAGATCGGCTCCCTCTCCACCAACTAGACCGACGCGCTAGCCGCGGCCCTGCCAGGCATCGCCTGGCGCCAGAGGCCTCCGGCGTGCGCCCCCAAGAGATATGGCTCACAAGAAAGGCGTCGGCTCGTCGAAGAACGGCCGCGACTCCAACCCGAAAATGCTGGGCGTGAAGTCCGCAGGCGGCTCCGTCGTCCACGCCGGCTCCATCCTCGTCCGCCAGCGCGGCACCAAGTTCCACCCCGGCGTCAACGTCGGCCGTGGCAACGATGACACGCTGTTCGCGAAGTCCACCGGACGCGTCCGCTTCCAGACCGGACGCGGTGGCCGCAAGACGGTGCACATCGACGCCGTCGAGACGAACCTGGCTGAGATGGCCTAGCGCCATCCGAAGCTCTGCTTCCTCCGCCCCCGCTGGTCATTCCAGCGGGGGCGGTTTGCGTTTGGGGACTGCTGGGGACTGGGAGCGAACAGCGCCTCTGGCGCCAGAGGCGGAGTCGGCGTTCCCTCCTGCGACTGCCGCACTGCGTTCATGCGTAGAGAGGCAAACGCGCCAGAGGCCTCTGGCGGAACAAAGCGCTGGCCGTGCGACCTTACCCGGTACACACCGCCGCTTTCTCCTGTGCTCGACCTTTCCGACGCCTTCGTCCTTCCCACCGGCCCAGATGGCGGCCGCGTGGCCGAACTCCGCGCGTTCACGCACGGCTTGATGCCTCAGACCACGCCCGCCATCATGCAGGCGTTCTGCGAGGACTGGGCCGAGCGCGGCGTCGACGCTTGGAACGGCGTCCCGGACCGCTGGGACATCGGGCACCAAACGAGTTGGTGGACCCTACCGGAAGACCTCGGCGACCGGTGGATCTCGCCCCTCCTCAGCGCCGCTCCGGGCACGTGCGTTTTGCAACCCAACGTGCACTGGACTGTTGCCGCCCTGCTCTCGTGCGACGAGCCGTTCGACGGGCGCACGGGGGTCGTGCTGAGCGAGGCCGAGTTCCCCAGCGTGCGCCACAACGTTCGCCAGTGGGCGGGACTGCGCGAGATCAACATGCACGAGGTGGCGGCCTCTGGCGCAGACGTGGACGTGGAGGCCATGCTGGATGCAATAACGGATGACACCGCGTGGGTCTTCGTCTCCCACGTCGGCTTCGCCTCTGGCGCCAAGCTCCCCGACGCGGCCATCCGCGCGCTCGCCGACCGCGCCCACGCCAGAGGCGCGCTTCTCTGCGTCGACGGCTACCACGCAACGGGCTCGGTGGACGTGGACGTGAATGCGCTCGGCGCCGACGTGTACGTGGGCGGGCTCCTCAAGGAAGCGAGCGGCTCCTCGGGCAACTCCTATCTCTACGTGCGCCCTGGCCTGGACCTCCGCCCCCGTCTCTCTGGCTGGTTTGCAGACGCCGACCCGTTCGGCTTCAACGCCGCGCCCGAGCCGCACCCCCGCGTGCGCCGCCGCTTTCTCGCAGGGACAACAGCTGTCGCGTCCATGTACCACGCCGTCGAAGGCCTCCGCGTGCTCCTCGGTCCCGGCCTAGACGCCGTCCGGCAGGACTCCCTCGACAAAACCGGCTACGCCATCGAGCGGATCGATGCGCTTCTCGCGCCAGAGGCTGCCGGGGCCTCTGGCGTTCACCTCCGGTCCCCGCGAGAGGCCGAGCGGCGGGGCGCCATGATCGTTCTCGCGATGCCGGACGCGGATAAGATGTGCGCGTGGTTGAAGACACGCGGCGTGTACACCGACAGCCGCCGCGGGGAAGTCCTGCGCTTCGCGCCGTTCGTCTGGAA carries:
- a CDS encoding TPM domain-containing protein, producing MADSLFTADEHQRIADAVAEAERQTAGEIVPYVVARSGQYDVATWKAASGGALLAALFALAFAYFYDGWGLGWLYTGWAMVLVMTLGGTLGALLALIEPVRRWLAGSDRMAQQVHRRASMAFLDEEVFDTRDRTGILLFVSLMEHRIEVLGDTGINAKVEPEDWVEVVALMRDGIRSGDLAGGMVRGIGKCGELLHRRGVEIREDDTDELHDGVRVREE
- the modA gene encoding molybdate ABC transporter substrate-binding protein, yielding MPFRAFSSVRPLALASLAFGLWVGCAREDALTVFASASAADAAQDLAEAFEGKTRISPGATSALARQIDAGAPASVALLVGDEWVDWLGSRQRLSGEPIEVSRGALAVVVPARDSAWASLRPLARVERLALADPAHVPAGRFAQAALERAGLWRGVSSRVIPFADVRAALGAVASGRADAAVVYQTDARLSNRVRTAALFPDSLVAPIVYRCAVVAGSGREAEGEAFCAHARASGETWRRRGFRAVQKTPADL
- a CDS encoding TPM domain-containing protein; protein product: MRTLALVLVLASGLLASGAHSQPGVPPLTGRVVDLGEVLSPATEQALDARLRALEDSTTEQVAVLTVPSLNGENLEQWATEVFRTWGLGQADQDNGVLLLIARDDRKIRIEVGYGLEALLTDARAGQIIRDEMTPRFRAGDFDGGTLGAVEAIIGSLDGTYVPPEASGGSSGQTPIVVWAVLVLCMLAAPVLLSFRKLLDPPPTRYATGVMTAIYLAVFGGSIGEGILGANSWSAGALSALGFLAVYLGLDRALSGSPAWQEKRAHRAKKIAAFRTARKRGQTSVVVDGRSYSVPTVSSSSSSGGGFSGGGGSSGGGGASGGW
- the accD gene encoding acetyl-CoA carboxylase, carboxyltransferase subunit beta, producing the protein MAWFKRQSAGIKTEARERNEAPEGYWQKCPECGTITSQRDLEQNARVCPSCQHHYTMPGLEYLRLLFDDGQFTRHDANLHSGDPLSFEDRKPYPQRTIAAERKTGLNDAAVSGTGLVGGHPASIAAMDFSFIGGSMGSVVGEILTRAIRRATEEQRACVIISQSGGARMMEGALSLMQMAKTSANLAVLGEHGLPYISILTNPTTGGVTASFAMLGDVQIAEPGALIGFAGPRVIRETIGRDLPRGFQRAEFLLDKGFVDLIRPRGEMRATLVNLFGLLMEGDAPREGEPLADTALANGQA
- a CDS encoding zinc ribbon domain-containing protein, with protein sequence MPSPTSCRSCGAALAPGADRCALCGTPAGATDPLAPEAIVSEATADVHASGVPAADASRLVCPTCGHANSPEALFCNQCATPLAEAVPAQVPSPPPASQEAASGERPPSDVGKRAVTFVGAAIAAVIGLYALTAFFGDRGATLEPEPNTEAVPAGVAGAAEATMNPLPEGPVPPLPGATMQQQAAALEAQGTASGYYEAARYYLTAAFQSQQEAPDSSRLWASRAVALLEQSLEAEDNPNVRVALAEALVFEGVNPMRPIQEAQAVLATNAGHPGANLFIGQRRLMIGRTDQAREAFETVIANTQPGEDARVSAESALELIEGGAIPGVQ
- the tsaB gene encoding tRNA (adenosine(37)-N6)-threonylcarbamoyltransferase complex dimerization subunit type 1 TsaB, with translation MLVLGIETATDVCSVGLVDGERDLASFSLLRPRQHGTRLAGLIQSALATSAVAPEALDGISVSAGPGSYTGLRIGLSIAKGLCLASGADLLAVSTLEALVHASGGAATSGDTRVAVLPSRRGEVYAGAYSWGEDGWRAVLAPEAITLSDVAAWAEPLASPTLVGGASDAASGALREEGIEHRTLDATPSGLVVARLGHQKLQAGETEDVAAYEPAYLKPFVSGDPAARARG
- the rpmA gene encoding 50S ribosomal protein L27 → MAHKKGVGSSKNGRDSNPKMLGVKSAGGSVVHAGSILVRQRGTKFHPGVNVGRGNDDTLFAKSTGRVRFQTGRGGRKTVHIDAVETNLAEMA
- a CDS encoding aminotransferase class V-fold PLP-dependent enzyme; translated protein: MRREANAPEASGGTKRWPCDLTRYTPPLSPVLDLSDAFVLPTGPDGGRVAELRAFTHGLMPQTTPAIMQAFCEDWAERGVDAWNGVPDRWDIGHQTSWWTLPEDLGDRWISPLLSAAPGTCVLQPNVHWTVAALLSCDEPFDGRTGVVLSEAEFPSVRHNVRQWAGLREINMHEVAASGADVDVEAMLDAITDDTAWVFVSHVGFASGAKLPDAAIRALADRAHARGALLCVDGYHATGSVDVDVNALGADVYVGGLLKEASGSSGNSYLYVRPGLDLRPRLSGWFADADPFGFNAAPEPHPRVRRRFLAGTTAVASMYHAVEGLRVLLGPGLDAVRQDSLDKTGYAIERIDALLAPEAAGASGVHLRSPREAERRGAMIVLAMPDADKMCAWLKTRGVYTDSRRGEVLRFAPFVWNTQEDIDRCVDAIAEALETGAHLRYEAPTEAGPVT
- the rplU gene encoding 50S ribosomal protein L21 encodes the protein MYAIVEIAGKQFRVEEDAKLYVPRLKGDVDSEVTFDRVLLTSGDAGVTVGAPTVDGASVTAKILAHVKGDKIIVFKKKRRKGYKVKNGHRQPYTQIQIGSLSTN
- a CDS encoding glycogen/starch synthase, translated to MRVLYVAGEVAPFSETTETAGLLRVLPDTLQEEKGIEPRIMMPRYGVVSERRNRLHEVIRLSGTKVPVGDDTDTLQVKVASIPGIRLQVYFMDSVAYYKRKGLYKDRRTEEIFEDNPGRALYFARAALLTAQKLGWGPDVVHASGWIAAFTPHVLKTEFGDDPLFANTGSVYTPDVVEGFEASLSAEEASSLGLPDEWGGKSLREIGLSTADRVAYASGDAPGDGPAGPVLDGEPSDVAMATYALYLEVAPEPEEA
- a CDS encoding HU family DNA-binding protein → MTKAQIVDRIAEATGLTKLETEAVVDGFMHTVIQAVVDGEGVELRGFGSFKSQHRAARTARNPRTNEPVPVAARSLPVFKPAAEFKRLVEEANA
- a CDS encoding molybdate ABC transporter permease subunit, whose amino-acid sequence is MSAADWAAVALSLRVAVAATALALIPGVALGWALARQRLRAAWLWEYAAMLPLVLPPVVTGYALLLVLPRSVAFTWGAGVLASAIVGFPLLVQTARVAFEGINPELEDAARADGARGSQVFGRVTLPLALPGVAAGAALHFARALGEFGATVVVAGNIPMQTQTLPLALFARLNSVGGERPALMLAGVSLVLSAACLGAYMVLVRRLRRT